Proteins encoded by one window of Haliotis asinina isolate JCU_RB_2024 chromosome 6, JCU_Hal_asi_v2, whole genome shotgun sequence:
- the LOC137287074 gene encoding cholecystokinin receptor type A-like, protein MYRICGNKSHCINSVYNNANSEYLQNVVCSVAFMTVLMVVGTLGNALVVVVYAVKGTQKSAHFAYMILGGLDLFTCLFIHPYVIYKMFHRFNQTWVIVCKTFEFLIHSNLSISSGILLGVAFDRYFAMCHPLQFYMSYKRMRIMTVFAFAFAGGMSVPILEFYGMRKIPIPGYENSEVVGYSCDYSDAYSGSVGQSVYGGVVMITFCIIVILIAVLYIIVGLTIHKRKRRVSPRGDTTGIRTVAGELAMINKRNSMYLSSFAIKLSVKRNRSVSVQSADTNITGSPSPGTSFVKDKTTSGPPVNDVNVSKTIASSRTGSTGNTSFKAAKLFALVTVVFFFSWLPFWVLKLADLISPGIIPKDTRFQIAFYSFLNHLFYTNSAANPFIYAIANPKFQNDCKQLFKRFGRP, encoded by the coding sequence ATGTATCGTATTTGTGGCAATAAAAGTCACTGCATTAACTCCGTCTATAACAACGCTAACTccgaatatttacaaaatgtagtCTGCTCGGTGGCGTTCATGACTGTACTGATGGTGGTGGGAACACTGGGCAACGCCCTCGTCGTCGTGGTTTACGCTGTGAAGGGAACACAAAAGTCCGCCCATTTCGCTTACATGATCCTGGGTGGCCTCGACCTCTTTACGTGTTTATTCATCCACCCATATGTAATTTACAAGATGTTTCACCGCTTCAACCAAACATGGGTAATTGTCTGTAAAACGTTTGAATTCTTGATTCATTCCAACCTCTCCATTTCAAGTGGAATCTTGCTGGGTGTAGCCTTCGACAGGTACTTCGCAATGTGCCATCCTCTCCAATTCTACATGTCGTATAAACGAATGAGGATCATGACTGTCTTTGCGTTTGCGTTTGCTGGAGGAATGAGCGTCCCGATCCTTGAATTCTATGGCATGAGGAAAATCCCAATACCAGGATATGAAAATTCCGAAGTTGTTGGTTACAGCTGTGACTACAGCGATGCATATTCCGGATCAGTAGGGCAGTCAGTGTACGGCGGTGTCGTGATGATTACATTTTGTATCATAGTGATACTGATTGCAGTGCTATACATCATAGTTGGGTTGACAATTCACAAGCGCAAAAGGCGGGTGAGCCCTAGAGGAGACACCACTGGTATCAGAACAGTTGCCGGGGAGCTTGCTATGATCAATAAAAGAAACAGTATGTACCTGTCCTCGTTTGCTATCAAACTTTCGGTCAAGAGGAACCGCAGTGTTTCTGTCCAGTCAGCTGACACCAATATCACGGGTTCACCATCCCCAGGAACGTCATTTGTCAAGGACAAAACCACCTCGGGGCCGCCAGTCAACGACGTCAACGTTTCAAAGACCATTGCTAGCAGTCGAACTGGCTCAACCGGAAATACTTCTTTTAAAGCTGCCAAACTGTTTGCTCTTGTGACGGTAGTGTTCTTCTTCTCGTGGCTGCCATTCTGGGTGCTCAAGTTGGCAGACCTAATCAGTCCAGGTATAATACCAAAGGACACTCGATTCCAAATTGCCTTTTACAGTTTTCTTAACCATCTTTTCTACACTAACAGCGCTGCAAACCCCTTCATTTATGCCATCGCTAACCCAAAATTTCAAAACGATTGTAAACAGCTTTTTAAACGCTTCGGTCGCCCCTAA